A window of the Verminephrobacter eiseniae EF01-2 genome harbors these coding sequences:
- a CDS encoding 5-oxoprolinase subunit C family protein, whose amino-acid sequence MSAARPPEGEGAPVGIEVIEPGLATTVQDLGRPGYYHLGIPQSGALDQYALRLANLLVANDETAAALECTLLAPRLQFRQDAIIAVTGAELDVRIAGQPVARHAAHLIEAGQQLSFGFMKSGARAYIAVAGGIAVPVVLGSRSTYGLGAFGGFAGRKLQAGDILPLGMAARPAAIGRVAPPEFAVATPKEQLLRVLPGLYFHRLHQDSAASFFDDCWSVAPEADRIGYRYRGGRALAFEPRVQPFGAGSDPSNIVDAGYPYGSIQVPGGSEPIILHRDAVSGGGYAMIGTVISADMDRIAQMQPHHKARFIRVDMEQALAARAAYRERLHRLRSALTT is encoded by the coding sequence ATGAGCGCCGCACGGCCGCCCGAAGGCGAAGGTGCTCCCGTGGGCATCGAGGTCATCGAGCCGGGGCTGGCGACAACGGTGCAAGACCTGGGGCGGCCGGGCTACTACCACCTGGGCATACCGCAATCGGGTGCGCTCGACCAATACGCGCTGCGGCTGGCGAACCTGCTGGTCGCCAACGATGAAACGGCAGCGGCGCTGGAATGCACGCTGCTGGCGCCACGGCTGCAATTTCGGCAAGACGCCATCATCGCGGTCACCGGCGCCGAGCTTGACGTGCGCATCGCGGGCCAGCCCGTCGCGCGCCATGCTGCGCATCTGATCGAGGCCGGACAGCAACTGAGCTTCGGCTTCATGAAAAGCGGCGCACGCGCCTACATCGCCGTGGCCGGTGGCATCGCTGTGCCGGTGGTGCTGGGCAGTCGCTCCACCTACGGGCTGGGGGCTTTTGGCGGCTTTGCCGGCCGCAAACTGCAAGCGGGCGACATATTGCCGCTGGGCATGGCCGCCAGGCCAGCCGCCATTGGCCGCGTAGCACCGCCGGAGTTCGCCGTGGCCACGCCCAAGGAGCAGCTACTGCGGGTTCTGCCCGGCCTGTACTTTCACAGACTGCACCAGGACTCGGCCGCCAGTTTCTTTGACGACTGCTGGTCGGTCGCGCCCGAGGCCGACCGCATCGGCTACCGCTACCGTGGCGGCCGGGCGCTGGCGTTCGAGCCGCGTGTGCAACCATTTGGCGCCGGCTCCGACCCCTCGAACATCGTCGACGCCGGCTATCCCTACGGATCGATACAGGTGCCCGGCGGCAGCGAGCCGATCATCTTGCACCGCGATGCCGTCTCCGGCGGAGGCTACGCAATGATAGGCACGGTGATCAGCGCCGACATGGACCGCATCGCGCAAATGCAGCCCCACCACAAGGCGCGCTTCATCCGCGTCGACATGGAGCAGGCGCTGGCCGCCAGGGCCGCTTACCGCGAGCGGCTGCACCGATTGCGCAGCGCGCTGACCACCTGA
- a CDS encoding MFS transporter, translating to MKNQSLSQRRVLAATSISYIVVILDTSIVNVALERISNALHTHISGLQWVVNAYTLAFACLLLSGGTLGDRWGARNIYLAGLALFTAASALCGFAPDLTILTIARVLQGVGAALLVPCSLTLINHAYPDPGERAVAFGVWASCGGAAMAAGPLVGGLLINMFGWRSIFLANVPIGLLGVWLTWRVARDKSEAQIRHLDLSGQLSLIVALGSLITVLIEGPVLGWQSLPILIGIAVSIASGGLFLVIESLRDQPMLPLSFFGNGLFSGSVVVTMVSALIFYGLVFMLSLYFQQVRNYSALQTGLSFLPLTAMVTFGSMISSRLTKKYGPRWPVAVALGLYATGFFGLLPVTADSPYWMIALPLPVIGLAAGLITPAATTALMGTVEKSRAGVAAGVQNSSRQTGASIGVAIFGALSVAIHPFNASMHTAMWIAAVISLAALLIWWLTAISNHR from the coding sequence ATGAAAAACCAATCTCTCTCGCAACGACGCGTCTTGGCCGCGACCAGCATCAGTTATATCGTCGTGATATTGGACACATCGATCGTCAATGTTGCGCTGGAACGCATTTCAAATGCCCTGCATACCCACATTTCGGGGTTGCAATGGGTGGTGAACGCTTACACATTGGCATTCGCCTGTCTTTTGCTGTCAGGGGGTACGCTAGGGGATCGCTGGGGGGCAAGAAATATTTACTTGGCAGGACTGGCCCTGTTCACCGCCGCATCGGCCTTGTGTGGATTCGCACCCGATTTGACCATTCTCACCATCGCTCGCGTACTGCAGGGTGTGGGTGCTGCCTTGCTGGTGCCGTGTTCGTTGACCTTGATCAATCATGCCTATCCCGATCCTGGAGAACGCGCCGTGGCATTCGGTGTCTGGGCAAGTTGCGGCGGTGCTGCAATGGCTGCTGGTCCGTTGGTCGGTGGGCTATTGATCAACATGTTCGGATGGCGCAGTATTTTCCTGGCAAACGTTCCGATCGGATTACTTGGAGTTTGGTTGACTTGGCGCGTAGCACGCGACAAAAGTGAAGCACAAATCCGTCATCTCGATTTGAGTGGTCAGTTGTCCCTCATTGTGGCGTTAGGCTCCCTGATCACGGTGCTCATCGAAGGGCCGGTGCTGGGTTGGCAATCTCTGCCGATTTTGATCGGCATTGCGGTGAGTATTGCCTCGGGAGGGCTGTTCCTGGTGATCGAATCGTTGCGCGATCAGCCAATGCTGCCACTGTCATTCTTTGGGAACGGATTATTTTCCGGGTCGGTGGTTGTGACCATGGTGTCGGCCCTCATCTTTTATGGACTCGTATTCATGCTCAGTCTCTATTTTCAACAAGTGCGTAATTATTCAGCGCTCCAGACCGGTCTCTCGTTTTTACCATTGACGGCGATGGTCACATTTGGGAGTATGATTTCGAGTCGCCTGACAAAAAAATACGGCCCGCGCTGGCCGGTTGCAGTGGCCCTTGGATTATATGCCACAGGATTTTTCGGATTGCTACCCGTCACTGCAGATTCACCATATTGGATGATAGCTTTGCCCCTGCCAGTGATCGGTCTCGCAGCAGGTCTTATCACGCCGGCTGCAACCACTGCACTGATGGGAACCGTCGAGAAGAGTCGAGCGGGAGTAGCCGCAGGTGTACAAAACTCGTCCCGCCAAACGGGTGCATCCATTGGGGTTGCAATTTTTGGGGCATTGTCTGTAGCCATCCATCCATTCAATGCCAGCATGCATACCGCCATGTGGATCGCAGCAGTCATATCACTGGCAGCGCTTCTGATATGGTGGTTGACGGCAATTTCCAATCATCGGTAA
- a CDS encoding TatD family hydrolase gives MSLWIDTHCHLDAPEFDPDRDAVRRRAAAQGVGHCVIPAVERGNWDSVRALAHRHGDSYALGIHPLYTARADDGDLALLAWALEQHQADPRLVAVGEIGLDGWVPGLDPARQERFYRAQLHLARRFGLPVILHVRRSADQLLQGLRQLPVPGGIAHAFNGSLQQARAFMALGFKLGFGGAMTHERALRLRRLARELPGDALVLETDAPDIPPHWLYTSAAQRAQGQPQGRNAPEELPRIAGVLAQLRGQPLPLLAATTSANALAALPRLQHLL, from the coding sequence ATGAGCCTCTGGATCGACACCCACTGCCACCTCGACGCACCCGAGTTCGACCCCGACCGCGACGCGGTGCGGCGCCGGGCCGCCGCCCAGGGCGTGGGGCACTGCGTGATTCCTGCCGTCGAGCGCGGCAACTGGGACAGCGTTCGTGCACTTGCGCACCGGCATGGCGACAGCTATGCCTTGGGCATTCACCCGCTGTACACGGCGCGCGCCGATGATGGCGATCTGGCGCTTTTGGCCTGGGCGCTGGAGCAGCATCAGGCCGATCCGCGCCTGGTGGCCGTTGGCGAGATCGGCCTCGATGGCTGGGTGCCGGGCCTGGACCCGGCCCGGCAAGAACGCTTTTACCGCGCCCAGTTGCACCTGGCGCGCCGCTTCGGGCTGCCGGTGATCCTGCATGTGCGCCGCTCGGCCGATCAACTGCTCCAGGGCCTGCGCCAATTGCCGGTGCCGGGCGGCATCGCGCATGCGTTCAATGGCAGCCTGCAACAGGCGCGGGCCTTCATGGCCCTGGGTTTCAAGCTGGGCTTCGGGGGCGCTATGACCCATGAGCGGGCGCTGCGGCTGCGCCGCCTGGCACGCGAACTGCCGGGCGACGCCCTGGTGCTGGAAACCGACGCGCCCGACATTCCCCCGCACTGGCTCTACACCAGCGCCGCGCAGCGTGCGCAAGGCCAGCCCCAGGGGCGCAATGCGCCCGAAGAACTACCGCGCATCGCCGGCGTGCTGGCGCAGTTGCGCGGCCAGCCGCTGCCGTTGCTGGCCGCAACCACCAGCGCCAATGCGCTGGCCGCGCTGCCCCGGTTGCAGCATCTGTTGTGA
- a CDS encoding sigma-54-dependent Fis family transcriptional regulator, whose amino-acid sequence MTIPESASRHGEQILNVVNGQLCGLQHSAVVTRSWTRCLRDFRLDPAQQRLPAILTRPELNERLDRMSELIAFAQPQMSMLYQRLADPDLAVVLTDVDGVIVHMLSSVEFSQDVELLGLRTGAVWSEREAGTNGMGTCLIEAEPVAVRQSEHYFAQYTSLTCSAAPIFNEHGVLSAVLDVTSRSPLLQQHSLALLGISCQMIENRMLDERFRHAHQLHFHSRPELVNTLDEGKLALDDNARVLAANRSALLQLGGYALPALLGKPIDELFKTSLADILELCARNGPHPVPVDGAYTAHRFFMLARQPGLGSGGAAPLRTAGVLAVPATPRHPATPASAQVSTQVPTQVPTQVPIPAPATRLAYGDPQMEAQVRLAQRVLTRRIPVFLHGETGSGKEVFANAMHQMSPARERAFVAINCASLPENLIESELFGYRAGAFTGAQREGRRGKILQANGGTLFLDEIGDMPMNLQSRLLRVLEDRQVSPLGSETVIKVDFQLLSASHRDLAELVHSGQFRADLFYRLNGIELRLPPLRERSDKLPLIQHILAEEAQPLPPPTLAPEAVQVLLHYPWPGNLRQLRHALRIALALCDGEHIACRHLPADIVQGAQQAGAPHASALAAQPDMQSDEARTLAQFNAIELSERDTLLGLLEQHRWNVSTVARSLSISRNTLYRKLHRLHIRLAQSAQTGQS is encoded by the coding sequence GTGACCATACCCGAATCCGCCAGTCGCCATGGCGAGCAGATTCTCAATGTCGTCAACGGACAGTTGTGCGGCCTGCAGCACAGCGCCGTGGTGACACGGTCCTGGACGCGCTGCCTGCGCGACTTCCGGCTCGACCCCGCGCAGCAGCGCCTGCCTGCGATCCTGACCCGGCCCGAGCTCAACGAGCGGCTCGACCGCATGAGCGAGCTGATCGCCTTCGCCCAGCCGCAGATGAGCATGCTCTACCAGAGACTGGCCGATCCCGATCTGGCCGTGGTGCTGACCGATGTCGATGGCGTCATCGTGCACATGCTCTCGTCGGTCGAATTCTCACAAGACGTCGAACTGCTGGGCCTGCGTACCGGCGCGGTCTGGAGCGAGCGCGAAGCCGGCACCAACGGCATGGGCACCTGCCTGATCGAAGCCGAGCCGGTGGCGGTGCGGCAAAGCGAGCATTACTTTGCGCAATACACCTCGTTGACCTGTTCGGCCGCGCCCATCTTCAATGAGCATGGCGTGCTGAGCGCGGTGCTCGATGTCACCAGCCGCTCGCCGCTGCTACAGCAGCATTCTCTGGCGCTGCTCGGAATATCCTGCCAGATGATAGAGAACCGGATGCTCGACGAGCGCTTCCGGCACGCGCACCAGTTGCACTTCCACAGCCGCCCCGAACTCGTCAACACCCTCGACGAGGGCAAGCTCGCTCTCGACGACAACGCCAGGGTGCTGGCCGCCAATCGCAGTGCGCTGCTCCAACTCGGTGGCTACGCGCTGCCCGCCCTGCTCGGCAAGCCCATCGACGAATTGTTCAAAACCTCATTGGCCGACATCCTGGAACTGTGCGCGCGCAACGGCCCGCACCCGGTGCCGGTGGATGGCGCGTACACCGCGCACCGATTCTTCATGCTGGCCCGCCAGCCCGGGCTTGGCAGCGGCGGCGCAGCGCCACTGCGCACGGCCGGCGTGCTCGCCGTCCCGGCCACCCCGCGCCACCCGGCCACACCGGCGTCCGCACAGGTGTCTACACAGGTGCCCACACAGGTGCCCACACAGGTGCCCATACCGGCGCCAGCCACCCGGCTGGCCTATGGCGACCCGCAGATGGAGGCGCAGGTCCGGCTGGCGCAGCGCGTGCTCACGCGGCGCATTCCGGTTTTTCTGCACGGGGAGACTGGCAGCGGCAAGGAGGTCTTTGCCAATGCCATGCACCAGATGAGCCCGGCGCGCGAGCGCGCCTTTGTCGCGATCAACTGCGCCTCGCTGCCGGAGAACCTGATCGAAAGCGAGTTGTTCGGCTACCGCGCCGGCGCGTTCACCGGCGCCCAGCGCGAAGGCCGGCGCGGCAAGATCCTCCAGGCCAACGGCGGCACGCTGTTCCTGGACGAAATCGGCGACATGCCGATGAACTTGCAGTCGCGCCTGCTGCGTGTGCTGGAAGATCGCCAAGTCTCGCCGCTCGGCTCGGAGACGGTGATCAAGGTCGACTTCCAACTGCTCAGCGCCAGCCATCGCGACCTGGCCGAACTGGTGCACAGCGGCCAGTTCCGCGCCGACCTGTTCTACCGGCTCAACGGCATCGAACTGCGCCTGCCGCCGCTGCGCGAGCGCAGTGACAAACTGCCGCTGATACAGCATATCTTGGCCGAGGAAGCGCAGCCGCTGCCGCCACCGACGCTGGCGCCAGAGGCCGTGCAGGTGCTGCTGCACTACCCCTGGCCCGGCAATCTGCGGCAACTGCGCCATGCGCTGCGCATCGCCCTGGCACTGTGTGACGGCGAGCACATCGCTTGCCGGCATCTGCCGGCCGACATCGTGCAAGGCGCGCAGCAGGCCGGCGCACCGCACGCCTCGGCACTGGCGGCGCAGCCCGACATGCAAAGCGACGAAGCCCGGACGCTGGCGCAGTTCAATGCCATCGAACTGAGCGAGCGCGACACCCTGCTGGGCCTGCTCGAGCAGCACCGCTGGAACGTCAGCACGGTCGCACGCTCGCTGTCCATCAGCCGCAATACGCTGTACCGCAAGCTCCACCGACTGCACATCCGCCTGGCCCAGTCAGCCCAGACCGGGCAGTCATAG
- a CDS encoding Fic family protein: protein MTYGEKRCIWQTDDWPNWRYDLSALTWPLTEVSRAQGLLLGRLADVGLALRDQASLAALTEDVVKTSEIEGEVLNVESVRSSIARRLGVDIGAVAPVDRNVEGVVEMVLDATSHAAAPLSTERLWGWHAALFPTGYSGMDRIAVGQWREDADGPMRVVSGPVGRRKVHFQAPPAEALPVETEKFLSWANEETGEPALVKAGLAHLWFVTLHPFDDGNGRIARAVGDLFLARADGSPQRFYSLSAQIQREHKDYYDVLERIQKGPLDVTGWLSWFLGTLARAVASAQTTLDAVLVKARFWQRWAGTPLNERQVKLLNRLLDGFEGKLSSSKWAAIAQCSPDTALRDITQLLELGVLKKSPGGGRSTGYELAGQ from the coding sequence ATGACTTACGGAGAAAAACGCTGCATCTGGCAAACCGACGACTGGCCGAACTGGCGCTACGACCTGTCCGCGCTGACGTGGCCGTTGACCGAGGTCAGCCGCGCCCAGGGCCTGCTGCTGGGCCGTCTGGCCGACGTGGGGCTGGCGCTGCGCGATCAGGCCAGCCTTGCCGCGCTGACCGAGGACGTGGTCAAGACCAGCGAAATCGAAGGCGAAGTGCTCAACGTCGAATCCGTGCGCTCGTCCATCGCCCGGCGTCTGGGCGTGGACATCGGCGCGGTCGCGCCAGTGGATCGGAACGTCGAAGGCGTGGTCGAGATGGTGCTCGACGCCACCTCCCACGCCGCTGCCCCGCTGAGCACCGAGCGCCTGTGGGGCTGGCACGCAGCCTTGTTCCCGACCGGCTACTCTGGCATGGACAGAATAGCCGTCGGCCAGTGGCGCGAGGATGCCGACGGGCCGATGCGGGTGGTGTCCGGCCCGGTGGGGCGGCGCAAGGTTCACTTCCAGGCTCCGCCCGCCGAGGCGCTACCCGTCGAGACGGAGAAATTCCTGTCGTGGGCGAACGAGGAAACCGGCGAACCTGCGCTCGTGAAAGCAGGCCTCGCACACCTCTGGTTCGTGACACTGCACCCGTTCGACGACGGCAATGGCCGCATCGCCCGCGCCGTAGGCGACTTGTTCCTCGCCCGAGCCGACGGCAGTCCGCAACGCTTCTACAGCCTGTCGGCGCAAATCCAGCGCGAGCACAAGGACTACTACGACGTGCTCGAACGCATACAGAAGGGCCCGCTCGATGTCACCGGCTGGCTGTCGTGGTTCCTCGGCACGCTGGCGCGCGCAGTGGCCAGCGCGCAGACCACGCTGGACGCAGTGCTGGTCAAGGCGCGCTTCTGGCAACGCTGGGCGGGCACACCGTTGAACGAACGGCAGGTCAAGCTGCTGAATCGCCTGCTCGACGGCTTCGAGGGCAAGCTCAGCAGCAGCAAGTGGGCAGCCATCGCCCAATGCTCGCCCGACACCGCGCTGCGCGACATCACGCAGTTGCTGGAGCTGGGCGTGCTGAAGAAATCGCCCGGCGGCGGGCGCAGTACCGGCTACGAGCTGGCGGGCCAGTAG
- a CDS encoding MurR/RpiR family transcriptional regulator, which translates to MRTNVDTPGSTVAQRIAQALPRLTRSHRQVADFVLAHPLQVATLPIDELAAAAGVSVATANRFARALDFDGYATFRAELVRGFESLVAPIERLRGNLEHPTTVAEVFATALDESRRNIEATRQSLDYAACEAAVQRILKARSIYIGGFGASAWLAGLLQHGLDGSCNDVRMLSSVSGVTHSARTLMHAGPQDLFIGLTFPRYLTDTVALAQIARSQGCAVLALTDRPNAPIAPLADVVLYCQTETSYRPNCETSVLALIEALTSAVALRAPGAAQSAGRILQAVRPWLHDGLGQGHARGQVSMPALLPVAVASDAGKKKKKASR; encoded by the coding sequence ATGCGCACCAACGTCGACACCCCAGGCAGCACCGTGGCCCAGCGCATTGCGCAGGCGCTGCCGCGGCTGACGCGTTCGCACCGGCAGGTGGCCGACTTCGTGCTCGCGCATCCGTTGCAGGTCGCGACGCTGCCGATCGATGAACTGGCCGCTGCCGCGGGCGTGTCGGTCGCCACGGCCAACCGCTTCGCGCGGGCACTGGACTTCGACGGCTACGCCACCTTCCGCGCCGAACTCGTGCGCGGCTTCGAGTCGCTGGTGGCGCCGATCGAGCGGCTGCGCGGCAACCTGGAGCACCCCACCACGGTGGCCGAGGTGTTCGCCACGGCGCTCGACGAGAGCCGCCGCAACATCGAAGCCACGCGACAGTCGCTCGACTACGCCGCCTGCGAGGCCGCGGTGCAGCGCATCCTGAAGGCGCGCTCGATCTACATCGGCGGTTTCGGCGCCAGCGCCTGGCTTGCGGGGTTGCTGCAGCACGGGCTCGATGGTTCGTGCAACGACGTGCGCATGCTCTCCAGCGTGAGCGGCGTCACGCACTCGGCGCGCACGCTGATGCACGCGGGCCCGCAGGACCTGTTCATCGGCCTGACCTTTCCGCGCTACCTCACCGACACGGTGGCGCTGGCGCAGATCGCGCGCAGCCAGGGCTGCGCGGTGCTCGCGCTGACCGACCGCCCCAACGCCCCGATCGCGCCGCTGGCCGACGTGGTGCTCTATTGCCAGACCGAAACCAGCTACCGCCCCAACTGCGAGACCAGCGTGCTCGCGCTGATCGAGGCACTGACCAGCGCGGTCGCCCTGCGCGCACCCGGCGCGGCGCAGTCGGCCGGCCGCATCCTGCAGGCGGTGCGTCCGTGGCTGCATGACGGGCTGGGCCAGGGCCATGCGCGCGGCCAGGTCTCCATGCCTGCCCTCCTTCCCGTTGCCGTCGCTTCCGACGCCGGCAAGAAAAAGAAGAAAGCTTCCCGATGA
- a CDS encoding isoaspartyl peptidase/L-asparaginase family protein — MKNATPVIAIHGGAGTISTSTTSPEQAQAYHDALQTVVRAAQAALLEGLSALDATCLAVEMLEDCPLFNAGYGAVFTHEETHELDAAVMDGATLAAGAIAGVSHVRHPVRAARAVLEDGAHVLLAGAGAEAFARDRGLEMVEPFFFSTDARRQQLYRVRDTGRVVTDHEGAAMTKPPLDEDKKFGTVGAVALDMHGHLAAATSTGGMTNKRVGRVGDSPLIGSGTYADDRSAAISCTGSGEMFIRVAAAHDICARMAYGGATLEAATHAVVHGSLPAIGGPGGLIAVDRHGNLSLAFNTEGMYRGHARGDAAPVTAIFAA, encoded by the coding sequence ATGAAGAACGCCACGCCCGTCATCGCCATCCACGGCGGCGCCGGCACCATCAGCACCTCGACGACCAGCCCCGAGCAGGCGCAGGCGTATCACGATGCGCTGCAGACGGTCGTGCGCGCCGCGCAGGCCGCGCTGCTCGAGGGCTTGTCGGCGCTCGACGCCACCTGCCTCGCGGTCGAGATGCTCGAAGACTGCCCGCTCTTCAATGCCGGCTACGGCGCGGTGTTCACGCACGAAGAAACGCACGAGCTCGACGCGGCCGTGATGGACGGCGCCACGCTCGCGGCCGGCGCCATTGCCGGCGTGAGCCACGTGCGCCACCCGGTGCGCGCCGCGCGCGCCGTGCTCGAAGACGGCGCCCACGTGCTGCTGGCCGGCGCGGGCGCCGAGGCCTTCGCGCGCGACCGCGGCCTGGAGATGGTCGAGCCCTTTTTCTTCTCGACCGACGCACGCCGCCAGCAGTTGTACCGCGTGCGCGACACGGGCCGCGTGGTCACCGACCACGAAGGCGCCGCCATGACCAAGCCGCCGCTGGACGAAGACAAGAAGTTCGGCACCGTCGGCGCCGTGGCGCTCGACATGCATGGCCACCTGGCCGCCGCCACCTCGACCGGCGGCATGACCAACAAGCGCGTCGGCCGCGTCGGCGATTCACCGCTCATCGGCTCCGGCACCTACGCCGACGACCGCAGCGCCGCCATCTCGTGCACCGGCAGCGGCGAAATGTTCATCCGCGTCGCGGCTGCGCACGACATCTGCGCGCGCATGGCCTACGGCGGCGCCACGCTCGAAGCGGCCACGCACGCCGTGGTGCACGGCTCGCTGCCCGCCATCGGCGGCCCCGGCGGGCTGATCGCCGTCGACCGCCACGGCAACCTGAGCCTGGCCTTCAACACCGAAGGCATGTACCGCGGCCACGCGCGCGGCGACGCAGCGCCGGTGACGGCCATCTTCGCAGCATGA
- a CDS encoding dipeptide ABC transporter ATP-binding protein, with product MPTPALNLPDGRVLAVDDLTVRFSTSERTVDAVKQLSFHVDHGETLAVVGESGSGKSVTSLALMRLVEHGGGRILGGSMAFRRRSGDVLDLAQARDGTMRGIRGADIAMIFQEPMTSLNPVFTAGEQIAEAIRIHQGKSHSAARAEALRMLELVRIPEARNVLDRFPHQLSGGMRQRVMIAMALSCKPQLLIADEPTTALDVTIQAQILQLIRELQKEMRMGVLFITHDMGVVAEMADRVLVMYRGDKVEAGSSDAVFASPQHPYTKALLSAVPKLGAMQGTDLPARFELLRTEGSTETVPCTNTTPQTTVREDAGPILCVRDLVTRFDVRSGLFGRVKRRVHAVEKVSFDLYPGETLALVGESGCGKSTTGRSLLRLVESQSGAIEFGGKNIRELPTRALQALRRNIQFIFQDPFASLDPRVTVGFSIMEPLLIHGIAKGAEAQQRVDWLLQKVGLPPEAAQRYPHEFSGGQRQRIAIARALALNPKVVVADESVSALDVSIQAQIVNLMLDLQRELGVAFLFISHDMAVVERISHRVAVMYLGQIVEIGPRRAVFEAPQHAYTRKLMAAVPVADPSRRHQPRALLEGEIPSPIRAVGDEPDVPPLVQVAPGHFVARHAIGGAF from the coding sequence ATGCCCACTCCTGCCCTGAATCTGCCCGACGGCCGCGTCCTCGCCGTCGACGACCTCACCGTGCGCTTTTCGACCTCCGAGCGCACGGTCGATGCCGTCAAGCAACTGTCTTTCCACGTCGACCATGGCGAAACGCTCGCGGTGGTGGGTGAATCGGGGTCGGGCAAGTCGGTCACCTCGCTCGCGCTGATGCGGCTGGTGGAACATGGCGGTGGCCGCATCCTCGGCGGCAGCATGGCGTTTCGCCGCCGCAGCGGCGACGTGCTCGACCTGGCGCAGGCCCGCGACGGCACGATGCGCGGCATCCGCGGCGCCGACATCGCGATGATTTTTCAAGAACCGATGACCTCGCTGAACCCGGTGTTCACCGCCGGCGAGCAGATCGCCGAGGCCATCCGCATCCACCAGGGCAAAAGCCATTCGGCCGCGCGCGCCGAGGCGCTGCGCATGCTCGAACTGGTGCGCATCCCTGAAGCGCGCAACGTGCTCGACCGTTTTCCGCACCAGCTCTCGGGCGGCATGCGCCAGCGCGTGATGATCGCGATGGCGCTGTCGTGCAAGCCGCAACTGCTGATTGCCGACGAGCCCACCACCGCGCTCGACGTGACGATCCAGGCGCAGATTCTTCAGCTCATCCGCGAGCTGCAGAAAGAGATGCGCATGGGCGTGCTCTTCATCACGCACGACATGGGCGTGGTGGCCGAAATGGCCGACCGCGTGCTCGTGATGTACCGCGGCGACAAGGTCGAAGCGGGCAGCTCCGACGCCGTGTTTGCGTCGCCGCAGCACCCGTACACCAAGGCGCTGCTGTCGGCCGTGCCCAAGCTCGGCGCGATGCAGGGCACCGACCTGCCCGCCAGGTTCGAATTGCTGCGCACCGAAGGCAGCACCGAGACCGTGCCCTGCACGAACACCACGCCGCAGACCACCGTGCGCGAAGACGCCGGCCCGATCCTGTGCGTGCGCGACCTCGTGACGCGCTTCGACGTGCGCAGCGGCCTCTTCGGCCGCGTGAAGCGGCGCGTGCATGCGGTGGAAAAAGTCAGCTTCGACCTGTACCCCGGCGAAACGCTGGCGCTGGTCGGTGAATCGGGCTGCGGCAAGTCGACCACGGGCCGCTCGCTGCTGCGCCTGGTCGAGAGCCAGAGCGGCGCCATCGAGTTCGGCGGCAAGAACATCCGCGAGCTGCCCACGCGCGCGCTGCAGGCGCTGCGCCGCAACATCCAGTTCATCTTCCAGGACCCGTTCGCCTCGCTCGATCCGCGCGTGACAGTGGGCTTCTCGATCATGGAGCCGCTGCTCATCCACGGCATCGCCAAGGGCGCCGAGGCGCAGCAGCGCGTCGACTGGCTGCTGCAGAAAGTCGGCCTGCCGCCCGAAGCGGCGCAGCGTTATCCGCACGAGTTCTCGGGTGGCCAGCGCCAGCGCATCGCGATTGCGCGCGCGCTCGCACTGAACCCGAAGGTGGTGGTGGCCGACGAATCGGTGTCGGCGCTCGACGTGTCGATCCAGGCGCAGATCGTCAACCTGATGCTCGACCTGCAGCGCGAGCTGGGCGTGGCGTTTCTCTTCATCTCGCACGACATGGCCGTGGTCGAGCGCATCAGCCACCGCGTGGCCGTGATGTACCTGGGCCAGATCGTCGAGATCGGCCCGCGCCGCGCGGTGTTCGAAGCGCCGCAGCACGCCTACACGCGCAAGCTGATGGCGGCAGTGCCGGTGGCCGACCCGTCGCGCCGCCACCAGCCGCGCGCACTGCTCGAAGGCGAGATTCCCAGCCCGATCCGCGCCGTGGGCGACGAGCCCGACGTGCCGCCGCTGGTGCAGGTCGCGCCGGGCCACTTCGTGGCACGGCATGCCATCGGCGGCGCTTTCTGA